Proteins co-encoded in one Medicago truncatula cultivar Jemalong A17 chromosome 8, MtrunA17r5.0-ANR, whole genome shotgun sequence genomic window:
- the LOC25500026 gene encoding hydroquinone glucosyltransferase: MHIMNKKPCIAMVPSPGLSHLIPQVEFAKQLLQHHNEFIVTFIIPTLSPLTPSMQQVLNNLPPNIDFILLPQVKNIQQSHDPAAQMKLIVKHSIPFLQQEVKSLISKTNLVSLIFSIFSTDAYEVAKQFNLSSYLFYASGAVPTSFYLTLLNLDDSISSEIEFLESAYETVNVPGSIVPYHIKDIPDPLLCERSSLEYKSFLDVCQKFSLVDGVIINTFNDLEPEVIRLLQEKEKPCFYPVGPLHRNESNCEDNINSMCLRWLENQPPSSVLYVCFGSGGTVSHEQLNELAFGLELSGKKFLWVVRVPSKVVSSAYFVGEKDDPLDYLPSGFLERTKENGLVVPSWAPQVEILGHGSIGGFLSHCGWGSTLESVVNGVPMIAWPLFAEQRMNAKLLTDELKVAVRPKIDDESGIVKREEVANCVKRIMEGDESLEIQKRIKELSVGAAVATSENGSSKKALSSLASRLQNF, from the coding sequence ATGCACATTATGAACAAAAAACCATGCATTGCTATGGTTCCTTCCCCTGGACTAAGCCATTTAATTCCACAAGTTGAATTTGCCAAACAATTACTTCAACATCACAATGAATTCATTGTCACATTCATCATTCCAACACTTTCTCCTCTTACTCCTTCAATGCAACAAGTCTTGAACAATCTTCCACCAAACATAGacttcattcttcttcctcaagtaaaaaatattcaacaaaGCCATGATCCTGCAGCACAAATGAAACTCATTGTGAAACATTCTATTCCATTTCTTCAACAAGAAGTTAAATCACTCATTTCCAAAACTAACCTTGTTTCTTTAATCTTCAGTATATTTTCAACAGATGCATATGAAGTTGCCAAACAATTTAACTTGTCTTCTTACCTTTTCTATGCCTCAGGAGCTGTTCCAACATCATTTTATCTCACTCTTCTGAATCTCGACGACTCTATTTCCTCGGAAATAGAGTTCTTAGAGTCAGCTTATGAAACTGTGAATGTTCCAGGTAGTATAGTCCCTTACCATATCAAAGATATTCCTGATCCACTTCTATGTGAAAGATCAAGTTTAGAGTACAAATCATTTCTTGATGTGTGTCAAAAATTCTCATTAGTTGATGGTGTTATCATAAACACTTTCAATGATTTGGAACCTGAGGTCATAAGGCTTCTTCAAGAAAAAGAGAAACCTTGTTTTTATCCAGTGGGACCCCTCCACAGAAATGAGTCTAATTGTGAAGATAACATTAATTCAATGTGTTTAAGGTGGTTGGAGAATCAACCACCAAGTTCTGTTCTTTATGTATGTTTTGGGAGTGGTGGAACAGTTTCTCATGAACAACTCAATGAGTTAGCATTTGGACTAGAATTGAGTGGTAAGAAATTCTTGTGGGTTGTTAGAGTTCCAAGTAAAGTTGTTAGCTCTGCTtattttgttggagaaaaagatgATCCATTAGATTATTTACCAAGTGGTTTTCTGGAAAGAACCAAAGAAAATGGATTGGTTGTTCCATCATGGGCACCACAAGTTGAGATTCTTGGTCATGGATCAATTGGTGGTTTTTTGAGTCATTGTGGTTGGGGTTCAACTTTGGAGAGTGTGGTTAATGGTGTGCCTATGATTGCATGGCCTCTATTTGCTGAACAAAGGATGAATGCCAAATTATTGACAGATGAGCTCAAGGTGGCTGTGAGGCCAAAGATTGATGATGAAAGTGGGATAGTGAAAAGAGAAGAAGTTGCCAACTGTGTAAAGAGAATCATGGAAGGTGATGAAAGCTTGGAAATACAAAAGAGAATTAAGGAATTGAGTGTTGGTGCTGCTGTTGCAACAAGTGAAAATGGTTCATCTAAGAAGGCACTCTCTTCTTTAGCATCGAGATTGCAAAACTTTTGA
- the LOC25500028 gene encoding actin-related protein 2/3 complex subunit 5A, with amino-acid sequence MAGSEGFVEADNAEAIITRIEHKTRKIEALLKQYKPVEALKTALEGTYAMTSDERCKSAHWIVVHRAIMAIKDVDGMLSSLDPEYYDILMKYLYRGLSTGDRPTCDQCLRIHEKLTERAGHGCILRFLTDTVNTV; translated from the exons ATGGCAGGATCAGAAGGATTCGTTGAAGCTGATAATGCAGAAGCCATTATTACAAGAATTGAACACAAAACACGCAAGATCGAAGCCTTACTCAAACA GTATAAACCAGTGGAAGCCCTTAAAACTGCACTTGAAGGAACCTATGCCATGACTAGTGATGAACGTTGCAAG TCAGCACATTGGATTGTTGTGCATAGAGCAATAATGGCTATAAAAGATGTGGATGGAATGCTTTCTTCCTTGGATCCTGAATACTATGATATCCTAATGAA GTATTTATATAGAGGCTTATCTACAGGAGATCGTCCAACATGTGACCAATGTCTTCGGATTCATGAAAAATTGACAGAGAGAGCAGGCCATGGTTGCATTCTACGTTTCTTGACTGATACTGTAAATACTGTTTGA
- the LOC25500029 gene encoding hydroquinone glucosyltransferase, with the protein MVPSPGLSHLIPQVEFAKQLLQQHNEFIVTFIIPTLCPLTPSMQQVLNTLPPNIEFIVLPQVKHLPEINLEPATQMKLIVKHSIPFLQEEVKSLISKTNLVSLIFGLFSTDAHEVAKQFNLSSYLFYASGALSLSFFLTLPNLDDSVSSEAEFLESAYETVNIPGCVIPFHIKDIPEIILCERSNVNYKIFLEVCQKLTLVDGFIISTFTDLEPDVIRVLQEKEKPCVYPVGPIIRNESNCEDNINSMLVKNVNSAYFVGAKDDPLEYLPNGFLERNKENGLVVPSWAPQVEILGHGSIGGFLSHCGWGSTLETVVNGVPVIAWPLFAEQRMNARLLTDVLKVAVRPKVDDESGIVKREEVAKCVKRIMEGDESLEIQKRIKELSDGAAVATSEHGSSRKALSSLALKLHNF; encoded by the exons ATGGTTCCTTCCCCTGGACTTAGCCATTTAATTCCACAAGTTGAATTTGCCAAACAATTACTTCAACAACACAATGAATTCATTGTCACATTCATCATTCCAACACTTTGTCCTCTTACTCCTTCAATGCAACAAGTCTTGAACACTCTTCCCCCAAACATAGAATTCATTGTTCTTCCTCAAGTAAAACACCTTCCAGAGATTAATCTTGAACCTGCAACACAAATGAAACTCATTGTGAAACATTCTATTCCATTTCTACAAGAAGAAGTAAAATCACTCATTTCCAAAACTAACCTTGTTTCTTTAATCTTTGGTCTATTCTCAACCGATGCACATGAAGTTGCTAAACAATTCAATTTATCTTCTTACCTTTTCTATGCCTCGGGTGCTCTTTCATTGTCATTCTTTCTCACTCTTCCGAATCTCGACGACTCTGTTTCCTCTGAAGCAGAATTCTTAGAATCAGCTTATGAAACTGTGAATATTCCAGGTTGTGTCATCCCATTTCATATCAAAGATATTCCAGAAATAATTCTATGTGAAAGATCAAAtgtaaattacaaaatatttcttgAAGTTTGTCAAAAACTCACATTAGTTGATGGTTTTATAATCAGCACTTTCACTGATTTGGAGCCAGATGTTATAAGGGTTCTTCAAGAAAAAGAGAAACCTTGTGTTTATCCAGTGGGACCCATTATTAGAAATGAGTCTAATTGTGAAGATAACATTAATTCAATGT TGGTAAAAA ATGTTAACTCTGCTTATTTTGTTGGAGCAAAAGATGATCCATTAGAGTATTTACCAAATGGTTTCTtggaaagaaacaaagaaaatggATTGGTTGTTCCATCATGGGCACCACAAGTTGAGATTCTTGGTCATGGATCAATTGGTGGGTTTTTGAGTCATTGTGGTTGGGGTTCAACTTTGGAGACTGTGGTTAATGGGGTGCCTGTGATTGCATGGCCTCTATTTGCAGAACAAAGGATGAATGCGAGATTATTGACAGATGTGCTCAAAGTGGCTGTGAGGCCAAAGGTTGATGATGAAAGTGGGATAGTGAAAAGAGAGGAAGTTGCTAAATGTGTAAAGAGAATCATGGAAGGTGATGAAAGCTTGGAGATACAAAAGAGAATTAAAGAATTGAGTGATGGTGCTGCTGTTGCAACAAGTGAACATGGTTCATCTAGGAAAGCACTCTCTTCTTTAGCATTGAAATTACATAACTTTTGA